Proteins encoded together in one Bacteroides ovatus window:
- a CDS encoding fasciclin domain-containing protein yields MRNVMNSMRYLLLLLFLSSFLFSCENKMDEHYEKPGWLKGSAWDVLANEYEGKYSIFLEAAELAGFRPVLEGKALATVMAPDNDAFMAYLEKEGYVSVRDMPMDELKKLIGFHLVYYSYNKSDLENFRPQSDVVDEEDTDVLPGMYYKFRTRSSSPTSLGVDPTTNDLVTVYHLERFVPVFSHYMFSSKGIDAKKNYEYFYPNSIWTGDAGFNVSNATVKDYQIIANNGYIYAIDQVLEPLETIYTVMKDKQQYSKFLDLYNSYSTFTYDEQLTNDFAKGLGVDKLYLFKHEASGLPNIALEWPVSNFRLIPTLASVSYSVFAPTNEALEAFFTRFWKEHGYNFLENVDPLVVKILLLQYVYGGSIVFPDEIKNITNDYGTSYNFDPYTVKDKSICVNGSFYGLDEIDTPPIFNSVIGPAFSHRDYRCFLYALDGAEGLLKTYSSLATKYTLLIPDDATFKASEMEVLKTTSGTYALMEPADTESGMGPVGSSKLQRLVNVHTVSGEETLPFNGTKVYTSQNASAYWFVKDGKITTNAIFNMALGMTGNDFSSLFSPFEEVTNNGEAWSNGKSYVYKSNTYGVFDIDGADAGDANYKGIKAVLATCNESKYPYFVFAQLLKKANMVTGQDLPDFQSRIISFIPTNEALVEAMKAGKIPGVEGGTIDLSQAEPTLEGTFEPEVLKAYLKNYFLITTYAPEVTSCPYVGSPTWKTGTYRNSNYKNIIYTDNGESLSVQLDGSDHVCSVVPTYYYFPFAYNDGGFHLIDSVF; encoded by the coding sequence ATGAGAAATGTGATGAATAGTATGCGGTATTTGCTGTTATTATTGTTCCTTTCGTCTTTTCTGTTTTCGTGTGAGAATAAGATGGATGAGCATTATGAAAAGCCAGGGTGGTTGAAAGGGAGCGCATGGGACGTTCTTGCCAATGAGTATGAAGGAAAATACTCTATCTTTCTTGAGGCGGCAGAGTTGGCCGGATTTCGTCCTGTTTTGGAAGGTAAGGCACTTGCTACAGTTATGGCACCGGATAATGATGCCTTTATGGCTTATTTGGAGAAAGAAGGATATGTTTCGGTAAGAGACATGCCGATGGACGAGCTGAAAAAGCTGATTGGTTTCCATTTGGTTTATTACTCCTATAATAAAAGTGACTTGGAAAACTTCCGTCCGCAGAGTGATGTTGTCGATGAAGAGGATACTGATGTGTTGCCCGGCATGTATTATAAATTCAGGACTCGGAGTTCCAGCCCGACTTCATTGGGAGTTGATCCTACTACTAATGATTTGGTGACAGTATATCATTTGGAACGGTTTGTCCCTGTTTTTTCTCACTACATGTTTTCGTCCAAGGGAATTGATGCCAAAAAGAACTATGAATATTTTTATCCAAACTCTATTTGGACGGGTGATGCAGGATTTAATGTATCCAATGCAACGGTCAAGGATTATCAGATTATTGCTAATAATGGCTATATTTATGCTATAGATCAGGTGCTTGAACCCCTGGAGACTATTTATACGGTCATGAAGGATAAACAACAATATTCAAAATTCCTGGATTTGTATAATTCGTATAGTACTTTTACGTATGATGAGCAGTTGACTAATGATTTTGCGAAAGGCTTGGGGGTGGACAAGCTCTATTTATTTAAGCATGAGGCTAGCGGCTTACCCAATATCGCATTAGAATGGCCTGTTTCCAACTTTAGGCTGATTCCGACGCTTGCTTCTGTTTCTTATAGTGTATTTGCGCCTACAAATGAAGCTTTGGAAGCATTCTTTACTCGTTTTTGGAAAGAACATGGTTATAATTTTTTGGAAAATGTCGATCCTTTAGTCGTTAAGATCCTGTTACTGCAATATGTATATGGTGGCTCTATTGTTTTTCCTGATGAAATAAAGAATATAACCAATGATTATGGTACTTCCTATAATTTTGATCCTTATACAGTGAAAGATAAGAGTATTTGTGTTAATGGAAGTTTTTATGGATTGGATGAGATTGATACTCCCCCTATTTTTAATTCGGTAATCGGACCGGCTTTTTCTCATAGAGATTATCGTTGTTTCTTGTATGCTTTGGACGGTGCAGAAGGATTATTGAAGACTTATAGTTCTTTGGCTACTAAATATACCTTGTTAATTCCTGATGACGCGACTTTCAAGGCAAGTGAAATGGAAGTGTTGAAAACAACTTCCGGAACGTATGCATTGATGGAACCCGCAGATACTGAATCAGGTATGGGGCCGGTCGGGTCTTCTAAATTGCAGCGGTTGGTCAATGTACATACAGTAAGTGGTGAAGAAACTCTTCCTTTCAACGGTACTAAGGTATATACCAGTCAGAATGCATCAGCGTATTGGTTTGTTAAAGATGGAAAGATTACTACCAATGCAATTTTTAATATGGCATTAGGAATGACCGGAAATGATTTCTCCTCACTTTTCTCACCTTTTGAAGAAGTTACTAATAATGGAGAAGCTTGGAGTAATGGAAAGTCATATGTGTATAAATCAAACACGTATGGAGTATTTGATATAGACGGTGCAGATGCCGGCGATGCTAATTATAAAGGAATAAAAGCTGTATTGGCAACCTGCAATGAATCCAAATATCCCTATTTTGTATTTGCGCAATTATTGAAAAAAGCCAATATGGTTACCGGGCAAGATTTACCGGATTTTCAGAGCCGGATTATAAGCTTTATTCCGACCAATGAAGCATTGGTAGAAGCTATGAAGGCTGGTAAGATTCCGGGTGTAGAGGGAGGAACTATTGATTTGTCTCAAGCGGAGCCAACCTTGGAAGGTACATTTGAACCGGAAGTATTAAAGGCATATTTGAAAAATTATTTCTTGATTACTACCTATGCTCCGGAAGTGACCAGTTGCCCCTATGTTGGTTCTCCTACATGGAAAACAGGCACTTATCGCAATTCTAATTATAAGAATATAATCTATACAGATAATGGAGAGTCTTTGTCTGTCCAGTTGGATGGCTCAGATCATGTATGTTCCGTGGTTCCAACCTATTATTATTTTCCATTTGCATACAATGATGGAGGATTCCATTTAATAGACTCTGTTTTTTAA
- a CDS encoding SusC/RagA family TonB-linked outer membrane protein: MKQFKLICVSIALLLCGVGEAVAQTHKVVSGTITELIGKAAEPLVGVNVNIVNAQNRSLGGAITNLNGQYNVKIPEGESNLTIVFSYIGMKTQRVKYAGQTNLNIRMESESKTVDEVVVSAKRIERNDLGITSKEMISATQKVNMDDLVAAAPIVSVEEALQGQLGGVDIVLGGDPGTRSSIRIRGTGTLNASADPLIVIDGVPYPTDISDDFDFSTANEEDLGALLNISPNDIATVEVLKDASATAIWGTQGANGVLVITTKKGTVGKTRFSFSSKWTLKTEPKNVPMLNGDEYTALMQEGIWNSAKYTGLDNASNHYLDLLFNTPVIGYTPGFEHFNEYNQDVNWLDYVRQTALTSDNNFSMSGGGEKATYRLSLGYMSDDGTTIGTSLKRLNTSLNVTYQFSNKLKFGANFSYSQSDQDANWAKNVRSEALSKMPNKSPYTIDRRTGLMTGDYFVYHDPDFEGSFKGTVNKDSQNFNPVAMVNEAVNNTMQREAKITFNADYTILPGFTYKGWAAINMRTIKAHRFLPQVVTGVAQNSEYANQSVDSYSDKLVLQTENKFMYIKNWNDKHNLIANALVRTSQQVTTNYLSATYGNASSGLSDPTVGTSVLGGENGMNSSEAETRTVSFIGLMNYTLLNRYVFHASLNAEGNSAMGRNKRMGYFPAAGIAWNLQNESFMESLRDRWLDEAKIRVSVGQSGRAPSGTSIYLGAYVKGDNYMNMSGTKPERMQLDDLHWETSTEYNYGADVMLFGGRLKFTFDYYQKYIKDLLQKDYKLPSSTGFGSMRYYNSGKMENKGWEFRADAIFWKNKDWQISGYVNLSRNENRITELPGNMAQETYEANNGKYAARVEVGQPVGAFYGYRYLGVYKDKDATYARDASGNIMNDVHGKPIVMKNLTKACQPGDAIYEDINHDGVINQYDIVYLGNYNPVLTGGAGLTVKYKQVSLSAFFHGRFGQSIVNTARMNNESMYSDDNQSTAVLRRWRNEGDVTDIPRALYKEGYNYLGSDRFVEDASFIRLKTLTLNYLFPKKICNRLGINTLSCFVTGYNLFTWTNYTGQDPEVEIPTKPTDLAEDKATTPVSMRFAFGINLNF; encoded by the coding sequence ATGAAACAATTTAAATTAATATGTGTATCAATAGCTCTGCTTCTGTGTGGTGTGGGAGAGGCTGTTGCTCAGACGCACAAGGTTGTGTCGGGTACGATCACAGAGTTGATAGGAAAAGCGGCAGAACCGTTGGTTGGAGTAAATGTGAATATCGTTAATGCGCAGAATCGTTCTTTGGGAGGAGCTATTACTAACCTGAACGGTCAGTATAATGTGAAGATTCCTGAGGGGGAGAGTAATCTGACAATTGTATTCTCTTATATTGGGATGAAAACTCAACGCGTTAAATATGCGGGTCAGACGAACTTGAATATTCGTATGGAATCCGAATCAAAAACAGTGGATGAGGTGGTTGTTTCGGCCAAACGTATAGAGAGAAATGATTTGGGTATTACTAGCAAAGAGATGATATCAGCTACTCAAAAGGTGAATATGGACGATTTGGTAGCAGCCGCTCCTATTGTCTCTGTCGAAGAGGCGTTGCAAGGTCAGTTGGGTGGTGTTGATATTGTGTTAGGTGGTGATCCGGGTACTCGCAGTTCCATTCGTATCCGTGGTACGGGTACATTGAATGCATCAGCCGACCCTTTGATTGTAATTGACGGTGTACCTTATCCGACGGATATTAGTGATGATTTTGATTTTTCTACTGCTAATGAAGAAGATTTAGGTGCTCTTTTGAACATCTCTCCTAATGATATAGCAACGGTCGAAGTTTTGAAAGACGCTTCAGCTACTGCTATCTGGGGAACACAGGGAGCAAACGGTGTTTTGGTTATTACTACTAAAAAAGGTACGGTAGGAAAAACCCGTTTCTCTTTCTCATCTAAATGGACTCTTAAGACCGAGCCTAAAAATGTCCCTATGCTTAATGGGGATGAATACACTGCTTTGATGCAGGAAGGGATTTGGAATTCAGCCAAATATACAGGATTGGATAACGCGTCAAATCATTATTTGGATTTATTATTCAATACCCCGGTCATTGGATATACTCCCGGATTCGAACATTTTAATGAGTATAATCAGGATGTAAACTGGTTGGATTATGTACGTCAGACAGCTTTGACTTCAGATAATAACTTTTCTATGAGTGGTGGTGGTGAGAAAGCTACTTATCGTCTCTCTTTGGGCTATATGAGTGATGACGGGACTACTATCGGAACATCGTTGAAGCGGTTGAACACATCATTGAATGTAACTTACCAGTTTTCTAATAAGTTGAAATTTGGAGCGAACTTTTCTTATTCACAATCTGATCAGGATGCAAACTGGGCAAAAAATGTCCGTTCGGAAGCATTGAGTAAAATGCCGAATAAATCTCCTTATACAATAGACAGAAGGACAGGACTGATGACGGGAGATTATTTTGTGTATCATGATCCGGACTTTGAAGGTTCTTTCAAAGGTACTGTTAATAAAGATTCACAAAACTTTAATCCGGTAGCTATGGTAAATGAAGCGGTGAATAATACAATGCAGCGGGAAGCTAAGATTACGTTTAATGCTGATTATACGATTTTGCCAGGATTTACATACAAAGGTTGGGCGGCTATAAATATGCGTACGATCAAGGCTCATCGTTTCTTGCCTCAGGTTGTAACCGGAGTAGCTCAAAACAGTGAGTATGCCAATCAGAGTGTGGACTCTTATTCTGATAAACTAGTACTTCAGACAGAAAATAAATTTATGTATATTAAAAATTGGAATGATAAGCATAATTTAATCGCTAATGCGTTGGTTCGTACTTCTCAACAAGTTACTACCAATTATCTGAGTGCTACATATGGTAATGCTTCTTCGGGCTTGTCTGATCCTACTGTCGGTACTTCGGTTTTGGGGGGAGAAAATGGGATGAATTCCAGTGAGGCTGAAACTCGTACTGTGTCATTTATCGGTTTGATGAATTATACATTATTAAATCGTTATGTATTTCATGCTTCTTTAAATGCCGAAGGCAACTCTGCCATGGGACGTAATAAGCGTATGGGATATTTTCCAGCCGCAGGTATTGCATGGAATCTTCAGAATGAATCTTTTATGGAGTCTCTGAGGGATCGTTGGTTGGATGAAGCTAAAATACGTGTCAGTGTAGGGCAGAGTGGTCGTGCTCCAAGTGGTACTTCTATTTATCTGGGAGCTTATGTTAAAGGTGATAACTATATGAATATGTCCGGTACGAAACCGGAACGTATGCAGTTGGATGATTTGCATTGGGAGACTTCTACCGAATATAATTATGGTGCGGATGTCATGTTATTCGGTGGTCGTTTAAAGTTTACATTTGACTATTATCAAAAATACATCAAGGATTTGCTACAAAAAGACTATAAACTCCCTTCATCCACCGGTTTTGGTTCGATGAGATATTATAATTCCGGGAAAATGGAAAATAAAGGTTGGGAATTTCGTGCGGATGCAATCTTTTGGAAGAATAAAGACTGGCAGATCAGCGGCTATGTGAACCTTAGTCGCAATGAAAACCGTATTACTGAATTACCAGGCAATATGGCGCAGGAAACTTATGAAGCCAATAATGGTAAATATGCTGCACGTGTAGAGGTAGGTCAACCGGTCGGAGCTTTTTATGGTTACCGTTATTTGGGAGTATATAAAGATAAGGATGCTACTTATGCGCGTGACGCATCAGGCAATATAATGAACGATGTACACGGTAAGCCAATCGTTATGAAAAATCTGACTAAGGCTTGTCAGCCGGGAGATGCCATATATGAGGATATTAATCATGATGGTGTAATTAATCAATATGACATCGTGTATTTGGGAAATTACAATCCGGTGTTGACTGGTGGTGCCGGATTAACGGTCAAGTATAAACAAGTGTCCTTGAGTGCATTCTTCCATGGACGTTTCGGACAATCAATTGTAAATACAGCTCGTATGAATAACGAATCAATGTACAGTGATGACAATCAGAGTACGGCTGTTTTGAGACGTTGGAGAAATGAGGGGGATGTAACGGATATTCCACGTGCTTTGTATAAGGAAGGATACAACTATTTAGGTTCTGACCGTTTCGTGGAAGATGCTTCATTTATTCGCCTGAAAACTCTGACATTGAATTATTTGTTCCCTAAAAAGATATGTAATCGATTGGGAATAAATACTTTAAGTTGTTTTGTAACAGGCTATAACTTATTTACGTGGACAAATTATACGGGACAAGATCCGGAAGTGGAAATTCCTACTAAACCTACAGATTTGGCAGAGGATAAGGCTACCACTCCTGTTTCTATGAGATTCGCTTTTGGTATTAATCTGAATTTCTAA
- a CDS encoding glycoside hydrolase family 2 protein — MKNRIIILCLVCLCLVNIGLFAQETSPRTIFSLNEGWECRPITTVNRKAPFTPVTIPHTWNTSYIEGTTLYERKMMVYQRPLVVTKAMKNKRLFLYFEGVNSAAQVFMNRRTVGEHLGGYTAFCIEITDEVKEGENLLEVWASNAYRTDILPVSGDFNVNGGIHRPCHLIVTGQDCISPLFYASPGVFIHQENISKTVADVNVETHLSLKNKKQGLRLKTTVADADNKTVASNEVEVSDVIVKQPMKIHRPILWDGKKNPYLYTVTVELYDGNLLKDRMVQRTGFRYFSVDHEKGFFLNGEYLNLYGFCRHEDAVGRASALLPEDYRMDMELIKESGATAMRLAHYPHAEPMYDLSDENGIILWTEIPMCGPGGQAFTGFVDTEGYKDNARLAVKELVYQKFNHPSICFWGICNEILVSDGKRFVEYDNPIPFIKELNGIYKSIDSSRLTALATCVDQSYYLGCSDLIAWNKYFGWYKDAAPSASKFFDDCRDSSKGIPVGVSEYGGGASINHHQWPLAMEDRSDSHFHPEEAQTFCHEGNWESFAKRPYLWAKFIWVFADFPSYMRQEGEKDGYNDKGLVTHDRKTKKDAFYFYKANWNPEPMIYITSRRFTKRDNPKTDIKVFTNLKEATLYINNRKIGTMKPDEMNRVIWKDIRLNDGRNIICVEGKNGKGLLSDTCEWYCIK, encoded by the coding sequence ATGAAGAACAGAATTATAATTTTATGCTTGGTATGTCTGTGCCTGGTTAATATTGGACTATTTGCACAGGAAACTTCTCCCCGCACCATCTTCTCGCTGAATGAGGGTTGGGAGTGTAGGCCTATCACAACAGTAAACCGAAAAGCTCCATTCACTCCAGTGACTATACCTCATACTTGGAATACGAGTTATATTGAAGGGACTACATTATATGAGCGTAAAATGATGGTATATCAGCGTCCGTTGGTAGTGACGAAGGCAATGAAAAATAAACGCCTTTTCCTGTATTTTGAAGGAGTGAATTCGGCTGCACAGGTGTTTATGAATCGTCGCACGGTTGGTGAGCATTTGGGTGGATATACCGCTTTTTGTATTGAAATTACAGACGAGGTGAAAGAAGGAGAGAACTTGCTGGAAGTTTGGGCTAGCAATGCATATCGTACAGATATTTTGCCTGTTAGCGGTGATTTTAATGTGAATGGAGGTATTCATCGTCCATGCCATTTGATTGTAACCGGACAGGATTGTATTTCTCCTTTATTTTATGCTTCTCCGGGAGTATTTATCCATCAGGAAAATATCTCGAAAACGGTTGCTGATGTGAATGTGGAGACACATCTTTCATTAAAAAACAAGAAACAGGGGCTAAGGCTTAAAACAACTGTGGCGGATGCGGATAATAAAACCGTAGCTAGTAATGAGGTGGAAGTCTCTGATGTGATTGTAAAACAGCCGATGAAGATTCATCGTCCTATTCTTTGGGACGGGAAGAAGAATCCTTATTTATATACTGTGACTGTCGAGTTGTATGATGGCAATCTATTGAAAGACAGGATGGTGCAGCGTACAGGATTCCGCTATTTCTCTGTGGATCATGAAAAGGGTTTCTTCCTGAATGGTGAATATCTGAACCTTTATGGCTTCTGCCGTCATGAGGATGCAGTAGGTAGAGCCAGTGCCTTGCTTCCGGAAGATTACCGGATGGATATGGAACTTATAAAAGAGTCCGGAGCAACAGCGATGCGTCTTGCTCATTATCCTCACGCAGAACCAATGTATGATTTGTCGGATGAGAATGGGATTATTCTTTGGACGGAGATACCGATGTGCGGTCCTGGTGGACAGGCATTTACCGGATTTGTTGATACCGAAGGATATAAGGATAATGCACGGTTGGCAGTGAAAGAGTTGGTTTATCAGAAGTTTAATCATCCTTCTATCTGTTTTTGGGGTATATGTAATGAGATACTGGTAAGTGATGGGAAAAGATTTGTGGAGTATGATAATCCTATTCCTTTTATTAAAGAACTCAACGGAATTTATAAATCAATTGATTCTTCCCGGCTTACAGCATTGGCTACTTGTGTAGACCAGTCTTACTATCTGGGGTGCTCGGACTTGATTGCCTGGAATAAATATTTCGGTTGGTACAAAGATGCCGCCCCTTCGGCATCCAAGTTTTTTGATGATTGTAGGGATAGCTCAAAAGGAATACCGGTCGGTGTTTCTGAATATGGTGGTGGGGCAAGTATCAATCACCATCAATGGCCGCTTGCTATGGAAGACCGTTCCGATAGTCATTTTCATCCGGAAGAAGCCCAGACATTCTGCCACGAAGGTAACTGGGAATCATTTGCAAAACGTCCTTATCTATGGGCAAAATTCATCTGGGTATTTGCCGATTTTCCTTCTTATATGCGTCAGGAAGGAGAGAAGGATGGATATAATGATAAGGGTTTGGTGACACATGATAGAAAAACGAAGAAAGATGCTTTTTACTTTTATAAGGCTAACTGGAATCCGGAACCTATGATTTATATTACAAGCCGCCGTTTTACTAAAAGAGATAATCCGAAGACGGATATTAAAGTCTTTACAAATCTAAAGGAGGCTACTCTTTATATCAACAACCGGAAAATAGGAACGATGAAACCGGATGAAATGAATCGTGTTATCTGGAAAGATATCCGATTAAATGATGGACGTAATATCATTTGTGTGGAAGGGAAAAATGGGAAAGGACTTCTTTCGGATACCTGTGAATGGTATTGCATTAAATAA
- a CDS encoding RagB/SusD family nutrient uptake outer membrane protein, producing MKKILICLAIAGVGLLSSGCNDWLDVLPKNEQVSPDYWKTKEQVEEVLAQGYSYMRTTVPYLIYWGELRGGSVYAYSGSEQQKLQNFQLTASSKMCNWSAFYQLLNIANSIIKYAPEVHGHDATYTEAAMNSHMAEAYFMRAWVNFTLVRNYKEAPLILEPYVTDSYPFNMSKSSEETFIVQIKEDIKTALDSGAAKEFYDDDTWAGATKGRITKWALYALMADVCLWSEDYEGCIEYTDLLINANSSHRPAFMADPEQWFTIFNPGNSNESVFEINFDVLTYNQPVDNSPSAYFTHSSSAPFQYSVAMYGRLWNETRTSNESSVRASGGAYNDLGVGAASCVWKYQGYGYMSTGYRDQQDANWILYRMADVLLMKAEALAWKGGTANFQAAIDLINRVRTRANVAELDVNINDVTEESMLRYVLEERDIELAAEGKRWYDLVRFGKSKGYKYQTAFIDLIVANNASASSQWLRSVLKNTYAWYLPIPQSDIERNSLLTQNPYYDITSN from the coding sequence ATGAAAAAGATATTAATATGTTTGGCTATTGCCGGAGTCGGTTTGTTAAGTTCCGGCTGTAATGACTGGTTGGATGTGCTGCCTAAGAATGAGCAGGTGTCACCTGACTATTGGAAGACAAAAGAACAGGTGGAAGAAGTCCTTGCGCAAGGCTACTCGTATATGCGCACCACTGTTCCTTACTTGATCTATTGGGGCGAACTCCGGGGTGGCTCTGTCTATGCATATAGTGGTTCGGAACAACAAAAATTGCAAAACTTTCAATTGACAGCTTCGTCCAAGATGTGTAATTGGTCGGCTTTCTATCAGCTCTTGAATATTGCCAATTCAATTATAAAATATGCACCGGAAGTACATGGGCATGATGCGACATATACGGAAGCTGCCATGAACTCACATATGGCGGAAGCTTATTTTATGCGGGCATGGGTTAATTTCACACTGGTACGTAATTATAAGGAAGCTCCTTTAATACTGGAACCTTATGTGACGGATTCCTATCCGTTCAATATGAGCAAGTCTTCGGAAGAAACATTTATCGTTCAGATAAAAGAGGATATAAAGACAGCATTGGACTCCGGAGCGGCTAAAGAGTTTTATGATGATGACACATGGGCGGGCGCTACAAAAGGGCGTATCACTAAATGGGCTTTATATGCGTTAATGGCAGATGTTTGTCTTTGGAGTGAAGATTATGAAGGCTGTATTGAATATACGGATTTGTTGATTAATGCTAACTCCTCTCATCGTCCGGCATTTATGGCTGACCCTGAACAATGGTTCACGATTTTTAATCCGGGAAATAGTAATGAATCCGTTTTTGAGATAAATTTTGATGTGCTCACTTATAATCAACCTGTCGATAATAGCCCGTCTGCCTATTTTACTCATTCTTCATCTGCACCATTTCAATATTCAGTGGCTATGTACGGTCGTTTATGGAATGAAACCAGAACCAGCAATGAGAGTTCGGTTCGTGCGTCCGGAGGAGCATATAACGACTTAGGAGTAGGGGCGGCTTCCTGTGTCTGGAAATATCAGGGATATGGTTACATGTCTACGGGCTACAGGGATCAACAAGATGCCAACTGGATTCTTTATCGTATGGCGGACGTATTGCTGATGAAAGCGGAAGCTTTGGCGTGGAAGGGTGGAACTGCTAATTTTCAGGCTGCCATAGATTTGATAAACCGGGTACGTACCCGTGCCAATGTTGCAGAGCTGGATGTGAACATAAATGATGTGACGGAAGAATCTATGCTGAGATATGTGTTGGAAGAACGTGATATTGAGTTGGCTGCGGAAGGGAAACGCTGGTATGACTTGGTTCGTTTCGGTAAGTCGAAAGGTTATAAATATCAGACGGCATTCATTGATTTGATTGTGGCAAACAATGCTTCAGCCAGTTCACAATGGCTACGTTCGGTATTGAAAAATACGTATGCTTGGTATCTGCCGATTCCTCAGAGTGATATTGAGCGGAATTCACTTCTGACACAGAACCCTTATTATGATATAACTTCAAATTGA
- a CDS encoding DUF5108 domain-containing protein, which produces MKNIIKYCLLLLVICYSCDDPYKDKTFQVYNVQPAASYLESRSDEFSEWIKVLKYADLFNAVNQATDVFTVLAPTNDAMYEFYTQKGVSSIEELGQTYARGLAEYHIMNDSIQRDDFVAGGELPVKTLSGDVLEVSFDESGEGGFNSVYINKEAHVKEFAISTANGLVYVLDDVLSPAIETVYERLCGHEENRIFRAAVELTGWKDELSIVSGINPSVPGSTSEVRRYFTVLAVSDDVYNDCGISTVEALASHLGAGSDYTDKNNALNRYVAYHILDGNYKIAALKSFDNEETSRKLWNTKAENALIMTSSENGDYYLNFDGGDDKAGFIEDKSNEQARNGYIHQIDGYLPVCETLKPIPYYFDFCDFPEVASYITSYGVDGQLYQQKAGDNEGVTSLANNTGSYVSCYEMQMGPSGTISSGWGYLEYRTAYSKSEYNWWNLLHYDVLGINIGYNGTLTMNVPTILSGRYKVTLGFAYASSMNFMRLAGDVPSEGSNGGRTSFTFDDDLGKSVSTAIYAAVPVDELNCYKVELFSELEFTATRSHKLQLVVLDPAASTHKNFRLQLDYLLFEPIN; this is translated from the coding sequence ATGAAAAATATTATAAAATATTGTCTTCTGTTGTTGGTAATCTGTTATTCCTGTGATGACCCTTATAAGGATAAGACATTTCAGGTTTATAACGTACAACCGGCGGCATCTTATCTGGAAAGTCGGTCAGATGAGTTTTCAGAATGGATTAAAGTTTTGAAATATGCTGATTTATTTAACGCGGTAAACCAGGCTACTGATGTATTCACTGTACTTGCGCCGACCAATGATGCTATGTACGAGTTTTATACGCAGAAAGGAGTTTCTTCAATTGAAGAATTGGGGCAGACTTATGCACGCGGTCTGGCGGAATATCATATTATGAATGATTCCATTCAGCGGGATGATTTTGTGGCAGGAGGAGAGTTGCCGGTCAAGACCCTTTCCGGTGATGTACTGGAAGTGTCGTTTGACGAAAGCGGAGAGGGAGGATTTAACTCTGTTTATATCAATAAGGAGGCACATGTGAAAGAATTTGCGATTTCGACAGCCAACGGTCTTGTTTATGTATTGGATGATGTTTTGAGTCCTGCCATAGAAACAGTCTACGAGCGCCTGTGTGGTCATGAGGAGAACCGGATATTCCGTGCTGCTGTTGAGTTGACCGGTTGGAAAGATGAATTGAGTATTGTGTCCGGAATTAATCCTTCCGTACCGGGCAGCACATCAGAAGTGAGGAGATATTTCACAGTATTGGCTGTATCAGATGATGTTTACAATGATTGTGGAATTTCTACAGTAGAAGCACTAGCCTCTCATTTGGGAGCGGGAAGCGATTATACAGACAAGAATAATGCGTTGAACAGATATGTTGCTTATCATATTCTGGATGGAAACTATAAAATCGCAGCTTTAAAATCTTTCGATAATGAAGAGACATCCAGGAAATTATGGAATACCAAAGCTGAAAATGCATTGATAATGACTTCATCTGAAAATGGTGATTATTATTTGAATTTTGATGGTGGTGATGACAAGGCCGGATTCATTGAAGATAAATCTAATGAACAAGCCAGGAATGGGTATATTCATCAGATCGATGGCTATCTGCCTGTGTGTGAAACATTGAAACCGATTCCTTATTATTTTGATTTTTGTGATTTCCCTGAAGTTGCTTCTTATATTACTTCTTATGGAGTGGACGGGCAGTTGTATCAACAGAAAGCCGGAGATAATGAAGGAGTTACGTCGTTGGCTAACAATACCGGTTCGTATGTTTCTTGTTATGAGATGCAAATGGGGCCTTCCGGCACTATCAGTTCCGGTTGGGGATATTTGGAATACCGTACCGCATATAGTAAGTCGGAGTATAATTGGTGGAATTTGTTACATTATGATGTCTTAGGTATTAATATTGGCTATAATGGAACATTGACAATGAATGTTCCCACAATTTTGTCCGGGAGATATAAAGTGACCTTGGGATTTGCTTATGCCAGTTCGATGAATTTCATGCGGTTGGCAGGCGATGTCCCGTCTGAAGGAAGTAATGGCGGGCGCACATCATTTACTTTTGATGATGATTTGGGCAAATCGGTGAGTACAGCTATCTATGCGGCTGTTCCCGTAGATGAACTGAATTGCTATAAGGTAGAGTTGTTCAGCGAACTGGAGTTTACTGCTACCCGTTCCCATAAATTACAATTAGTTGTTTTGGATCCTGCGGCAAGTACACACAAGAATTTCCGTCTGCAGTTGGATTATCTATTGTTCGAACCTATAAATTAA